A stretch of Sulfurimonas xiamenensis DNA encodes these proteins:
- a CDS encoding TrlF family AAA-like ATPase encodes MSAFNRGSEWRKWDLHCHTPLDHEWINKPNLDTVENKKIFAKEYIDFAKAQALSVIAITDHNFCSSIDNLLIPYIQKEASDNGITILPGFEITAKDGSGIHLLVLFKEKTDLSKIHEIVKACFNPGTDLCPSSGVPISDLSISEIKNKVNSSKLDSIFIFAHADSKSGVLDKKTIDGTRRVDEWNNKNVSICQLSKAIDSFNNGTFLDHLSKGNVPLYKRDMTYIIASDCRRIKIENAADGRFYLGQKFVWIKAEPTFEGLKQIIYEPERVRIQEEKPEIKTDYEVIKSIKIIDTTDTFTNEKIGFSNNLNSIIGGKSSGKSLLLYLLAKTVLPIEKYKEIKGYKNFVEYDNLDGIDCEVEWEDGQISKLLSSDNKRYIDYIPQMHLNNIAEDKEKNITFKQTIDELLHRQADYTSSLHNLTSKILEHKQSLNNEIDKYFDNEKELYRLQGELTLLGDKKAIEASIIKYNQELVALKSKSTLTPEDEENIKKIQDSIAENNKEKTIKNNEVILLESIKKVFHMLDSKVITFIDEEFSNVMAIEENKSILEEIKTNLSKNLISSIESFKLDNPLITETLIATISEIDEKINQLTISLEPFNEKFDDKKKFLDTQKKLADEQEKLNKILQKEKEIESQKSTLVLDLFLTKYSELFDTYKKIIELNEPYKLIGKDLELITEIKFDTEKFYLNFSYYIAKNQSLDKIFDPTIYTVKNEFIYKSSDHIRKIKTILIKLFEGSISFNKNKIRKEMITYLFDDYFKITYDLKQGNDRLEHMSPGKKGIILFQLFLEISSSKIPILIDQPEDNLDNRTVYDTLTEFIKNKKIDRQIIMVSHNSNLVVSTDSENIIVANQNGQGESAIKFDYVNGALENTFKNRAESISVLKSQGIREHVCDILEGGEIAFKKREQKYNIK; translated from the coding sequence ATGAGTGCTTTTAATAGAGGTTCAGAATGGAGAAAATGGGATTTACATTGTCATACTCCTTTAGACCATGAATGGATTAACAAACCAAATTTAGATACTGTAGAAAATAAAAAAATATTTGCTAAAGAGTATATTGATTTTGCTAAAGCACAAGCTTTATCTGTTATTGCCATAACTGACCATAATTTTTGTTCTTCAATAGATAATTTACTAATTCCTTACATTCAAAAAGAAGCATCTGATAATGGAATTACTATTTTACCAGGGTTTGAAATAACTGCAAAAGATGGGAGTGGTATCCATTTATTAGTATTATTTAAAGAAAAAACGGATTTATCTAAGATACATGAGATTGTAAAAGCTTGTTTCAATCCTGGAACAGATCTTTGTCCAAGTTCTGGAGTTCCTATTTCTGATTTAAGTATTTCAGAAATAAAAAACAAGGTGAACTCTTCAAAACTAGATTCAATTTTTATATTTGCACATGCAGATAGTAAAAGTGGTGTTTTAGATAAAAAAACAATTGATGGAACAAGAAGAGTTGATGAATGGAATAATAAAAATGTAAGTATTTGTCAATTATCAAAAGCTATTGACAGTTTTAATAATGGTACATTTTTAGACCATTTATCAAAGGGCAATGTCCCATTATATAAAAGAGATATGACATATATCATTGCTTCTGATTGTCGTAGAATTAAAATTGAGAATGCCGCTGATGGAAGGTTTTATCTTGGTCAAAAATTTGTATGGATAAAAGCCGAACCAACATTTGAAGGACTCAAACAAATTATTTATGAACCTGAAAGAGTAAGAATCCAAGAAGAAAAACCTGAAATCAAAACAGATTATGAGGTAATAAAAAGTATAAAAATAATTGATACCACAGACACATTTACAAATGAAAAAATAGGATTTAGCAATAATTTAAATTCAATAATAGGTGGTAAATCTTCTGGAAAATCTTTATTGCTATATTTATTGGCAAAAACAGTCTTACCAATCGAAAAATATAAAGAAATTAAAGGGTATAAAAACTTTGTAGAATATGATAATCTTGACGGTATTGATTGTGAAGTAGAATGGGAAGATGGGCAAATATCTAAACTTCTAAGTAGTGATAATAAAAGATATATTGATTACATTCCTCAAATGCACTTAAATAACATAGCAGAAGATAAAGAAAAAAATATTACTTTTAAACAAACAATTGATGAACTACTACATAGACAAGCGGACTACACAAGCTCATTACATAATTTAACATCAAAAATATTAGAACATAAGCAATCTTTAAATAATGAAATAGATAAATATTTTGATAATGAAAAAGAGTTATATAGACTACAAGGTGAATTAACACTTCTAGGAGATAAAAAAGCTATAGAAGCTAGTATTATAAAATATAATCAAGAGTTAGTTGCATTAAAATCAAAATCTACTTTAACCCCAGAAGATGAAGAAAATATTAAAAAAATACAAGATTCTATTGCAGAAAACAATAAAGAAAAAACTATAAAAAACAATGAAGTAATACTATTAGAAAGTATTAAAAAAGTTTTTCATATGTTAGATTCAAAAGTTATTACTTTTATAGATGAAGAGTTTTCAAATGTTATGGCAATTGAAGAAAATAAAAGCATACTTGAAGAAATTAAAACTAATTTGTCTAAAAATTTAATTTCTTCAATTGAAAGTTTCAAATTAGACAACCCTCTTATTACGGAAACTTTAATTGCTACTATCTCAGAAATAGACGAAAAAATCAATCAACTAACTATCTCTTTGGAACCATTTAATGAAAAATTTGATGATAAAAAGAAATTTTTAGATACACAAAAAAAACTTGCTGATGAACAAGAAAAATTAAATAAAATTTTACAAAAAGAAAAAGAAATAGAATCTCAAAAATCAACATTAGTTTTAGATTTATTTTTAACGAAATATAGTGAACTTTTTGATACTTATAAAAAAATAATAGAACTAAATGAGCCTTATAAACTCATAGGTAAAGATTTAGAGTTAATTACTGAAATAAAATTTGACACAGAAAAGTTTTATTTAAATTTTTCATATTATATTGCTAAAAATCAGTCCTTAGATAAAATTTTTGACCCTACAATTTATACTGTAAAAAATGAATTCATATATAAATCGTCAGACCATATTAGGAAGATCAAAACTATTCTAATTAAGTTGTTTGAAGGAAGTATTTCTTTTAACAAAAATAAAATTAGAAAAGAAATGATTACTTATTTATTTGATGATTATTTCAAAATTACATATGATTTAAAACAAGGTAATGATAGATTGGAGCACATGTCACCTGGTAAAAAAGGCATCATTTTATTCCAATTATTCTTAGAAATAAGTTCTTCAAAGATACCTATCTTAATAGACCAACCAGAAGATAATCTTGACAATAGAACTGTTTATGACACATTAACTGAGTTTATTAAAAATAAAAAAATTGACAGACAAATAATTATGGTTTCACATAATTCTAATCTAGTTGTTTCCACAGATTCTGAAAATATTATTGTTGCTAATCAAAATGGGCAGGGAGAAAGTGCAATTAAATTTGACTATGTTAATGGTGCATTAGAAAACACCTTCAAAAATCGCGCTGAAAGCATTTCAGTGTTAAAATCTCAAGGGATTAGAGAGCATGTATGTGATATTTTAGAGGGTGGGGAAATTGCATTCAAAAAAAGAGAACAAAAATATAATATAAAATAA
- a CDS encoding AAA family ATPase gives MILSRLRLKNFKKYSAKTIEFGEGLIGIIGKNGSGKSTIFEAIFFALYGELRNKGYKDIIKNSNADAKDAVVVELEFEFDAAIYRVVREFRGKAMSANAKLYKNEELITSGAKEVTSSITSLTKMSKDAFVNTLFASQKELTSLSALKNEDRKKMIRKLLGLEKIDFVERELVEKSRELKREIEAFKEVLLGEAEIKQKEGQIKENIASKEALAKDEKSKTKELDALKTKEKEIKKELTIFAETKEKKQKLASQLELTKNSKNSEILNQVKLNAEFHELEDKQEKLESLKPAAKEYLSLQQQLKEQEKLREFFLKKEGLQKEQVQLREQYTKSRSDIGALEKACEGYDEFVLNAKNLEINIAVLQESVKTKQTIENELKAEIASEQKQIDITNAKIAKLKELGNEGACPTCTRPLLEEYDNVVNSLVHAVNETHQKKIDEYKKQLTEVETQKSAFEAEKKQKEKEFSEIVSSIKIIDSKLKDLKAAQEHFALVEQKGLKNKQELKELEAYSYDEKAHEKIRSDFASLEPKYKLYISNETELKRLPVVKADLALVSKRIEDLREQYKKKEAEFNLVIYDEEKHKAKLAEHNELFKAIDAKAALLMEIKVKVAKIEGEIKNIEASLENNEAQKKKVQSKKDDLLDYEKIKMSLTEFKTRLNAKIAPRISEIASEMYARITKGKYQHIEVSNDFDFFIYDEGKKYPIERFSGGEIDLANLVLRIAISKTLTELSGASSIGFLAFDEVFGSQDETRRMEILEAFHTIKEQYRQIFLISHEMEIKEMFERVVEL, from the coding sequence ATGATACTATCTAGACTCCGACTTAAAAACTTTAAAAAATACAGCGCCAAGACAATAGAGTTTGGCGAGGGGCTTATCGGCATCATCGGCAAAAACGGAAGTGGGAAATCTACCATTTTCGAGGCGATATTTTTTGCACTTTACGGCGAGCTGAGGAACAAAGGGTATAAAGATATTATCAAAAACTCAAATGCAGACGCAAAGGATGCGGTGGTTGTCGAACTTGAGTTTGAGTTTGATGCGGCAATCTACAGAGTAGTTCGCGAATTTCGCGGAAAAGCGATGAGCGCAAACGCAAAACTCTACAAGAACGAGGAGCTTATAACAAGCGGTGCCAAAGAGGTGACAAGCTCCATAACCTCACTTACAAAGATGAGCAAAGATGCTTTTGTGAACACTCTTTTTGCCTCCCAAAAAGAGCTTACAAGCCTGAGTGCGCTTAAAAACGAAGACAGAAAAAAGATGATAAGAAAACTTCTTGGGCTGGAGAAGATAGACTTTGTCGAAAGAGAGCTGGTTGAGAAAAGCAGAGAGCTAAAACGCGAGATAGAAGCATTTAAAGAGGTGCTTTTGGGCGAAGCGGAGATAAAGCAAAAAGAGGGGCAGATAAAGGAAAATATCGCTTCAAAAGAGGCTCTTGCAAAAGATGAGAAGAGCAAGACAAAAGAGCTTGACGCACTAAAAACTAAAGAGAAAGAGATAAAAAAAGAGCTCACTATATTTGCAGAGACAAAAGAGAAGAAACAGAAGCTTGCCTCACAACTGGAACTGACGAAAAACTCCAAAAACAGCGAGATATTAAACCAGGTAAAACTTAACGCTGAGTTTCATGAACTTGAAGATAAGCAAGAGAAGCTCGAATCCTTAAAACCTGCGGCAAAAGAGTATCTTAGCCTGCAGCAGCAGTTAAAGGAGCAGGAGAAGCTCAGAGAGTTCTTCCTCAAAAAAGAGGGGCTGCAAAAGGAGCAGGTTCAACTAAGAGAGCAGTACACAAAGAGCAGATCAGACATTGGCGCACTTGAGAAGGCCTGCGAGGGTTATGACGAGTTTGTCTTAAACGCAAAAAATCTGGAGATAAACATCGCAGTTTTGCAAGAGAGCGTAAAGACAAAGCAGACGATCGAAAACGAGCTAAAAGCTGAAATAGCCTCTGAACAAAAGCAGATAGATATCACGAACGCCAAGATAGCCAAGCTAAAAGAGCTAGGAAACGAAGGAGCTTGTCCGACATGCACAAGACCGCTTTTAGAGGAGTATGACAATGTTGTAAACTCGCTTGTCCACGCGGTCAACGAGACACACCAAAAGAAGATTGATGAGTATAAGAAGCAGCTTACTGAGGTAGAGACTCAAAAGAGCGCATTTGAAGCCGAGAAGAAGCAAAAAGAGAAAGAGTTTTCGGAGATTGTAAGCAGTATTAAGATCATAGATAGCAAATTAAAAGACCTAAAAGCCGCACAAGAACACTTTGCCCTTGTAGAGCAAAAAGGGCTTAAAAACAAGCAGGAACTCAAAGAGCTTGAAGCCTACAGTTACGATGAGAAAGCGCACGAGAAGATAAGAAGCGACTTCGCATCTCTTGAACCAAAATACAAACTATACATTAGCAATGAGACAGAATTAAAGAGACTTCCCGTAGTAAAAGCTGACCTCGCACTTGTAAGCAAAAGAATCGAAGATCTAAGAGAACAGTACAAGAAAAAAGAGGCGGAGTTTAACCTTGTCATCTACGACGAAGAGAAACACAAAGCAAAGCTTGCGGAGCATAACGAACTGTTCAAAGCCATAGATGCAAAAGCAGCACTTCTGATGGAGATAAAAGTAAAAGTTGCAAAGATCGAGGGCGAGATAAAAAACATAGAAGCCTCGCTTGAGAACAATGAGGCGCAAAAGAAAAAAGTTCAGAGCAAAAAAGATGATCTGCTTGACTATGAGAAAATAAAGATGAGTCTTACGGAGTTTAAGACACGCCTAAATGCAAAGATAGCACCCCGCATCTCGGAGATCGCCTCAGAGATGTACGCTCGTATCACAAAAGGAAAATACCAGCACATAGAAGTCAGCAACGACTTCGATTTTTTCATCTACGACGAGGGCAAAAAGTACCCAATAGAGCGTTTTAGCGGCGGAGAGATAGACCTCGCAAATCTAGTGCTTCGCATAGCAATCTCAAAAACCTTAACCGAACTCAGCGGAGCAAGCTCAATAGGTTTCTTGGCATTTGACGAAGTGTTCGGAAGTCAGGACGAAACAAGACGCATGGAGATACTAGAAGCTTTCCACACCATCAAAGAGCAGTACAGACAGATATTTCTTATAAGCCACGAGATGGAGATAAAAGAGATGTTTGAGCGGGTTGTGGAGTTGTAA
- a CDS encoding O-acetyl-ADP-ribose deacetylase, which yields MKNINLKIADITQEDVCAVVNAANSSLLGGGGVDGAIHRAGGEQILSECKKLRASLHPDGLPTGEAVATTAGNMRAKYVIHTVGPVYSSCKNRCEELLANCYINSLKAASELKCHSISFPAISTGIYGYPKGEAAKVAYKSVKSFLETNQSMEVNFVFSSKESYDIFADAVKEL from the coding sequence ATGAAAAACATAAACCTGAAGATAGCGGATATAACACAAGAAGATGTATGTGCAGTGGTAAATGCGGCAAACAGTTCACTTCTTGGCGGCGGCGGAGTGGACGGTGCAATTCACCGCGCGGGCGGAGAGCAGATACTTAGCGAGTGTAAAAAGCTCAGAGCCTCTCTGCATCCTGATGGACTGCCTACCGGAGAAGCCGTTGCGACAACTGCAGGAAATATGAGGGCAAAATATGTGATTCACACTGTAGGTCCTGTTTATTCATCTTGTAAAAACCGCTGCGAAGAGCTTCTGGCAAACTGCTATATAAACTCACTAAAAGCAGCTTCTGAACTAAAGTGCCACAGTATCTCGTTTCCTGCCATCTCTACAGGCATCTACGGTTATCCAAAGGGTGAGGCAGCTAAAGTTGCCTACAAGAGCGTCAAATCTTTTTTGGAAACTAATCAGAGCATGGAAGTTAACTTTGTGTTTTCTTCAAAAGAGAGTTACGACATCTTTGCAGATGCCGTCAAAGAGTTGTAA